One genomic region from Spirosoma sp. KCTC 42546 encodes:
- a CDS encoding ABC-F family ATP-binding cassette domain-containing protein, giving the protein MLSVQNVSLRYGKRVLFDDVTIKFTSGNCYGVIGANGAGKSTLLKILSGEIEPQTGNVSLSPGERMSVLNQNQSAYDEFPVLQTVIMGNKRLYDIMQEKDILYAKEEFTDADGEKAAELESEFAEMNGWDAESDAATLLSGLGIKEDLHYSLMSDLNGSEKVRVLLAQALFGNPDVLLLDEPTNNLDVESVGWLENFLANFNNTVIVVSHDRHFLDQVCTQIVDVDFSKVKLFAGNYSFWYESSQLALKQRQDQNKKTEDKRKELEEFIRRFSANASKSKQATSRGKLLEKLTLEDIQPSSRKYPYVNFKAEREPGDQILTVENLTYTAEDGTKLFENLSFTMNKQDKIFLFSRDGLAVSALMDILAGERKADSGSFKWGVTITMSYFPTDAEKEKFFKTDLNLVDWLRQYSVEKDESFIRGFLGRMLFSGEESLKKATVLSGGEKVRCMLSKMMLSGANFLMLDEPTNHLDLESIESLNNGLIDFKGPILFTSHDHQFVQTVANRIIEITPAGILDKLMTYDEFLTDERVKAQREELYAAVA; this is encoded by the coding sequence ATGCTATCGGTACAAAACGTCTCACTTCGCTACGGTAAGCGGGTGCTTTTCGACGACGTAACTATAAAATTCACATCCGGCAACTGTTATGGCGTTATCGGCGCTAACGGAGCGGGTAAATCAACCTTATTAAAGATTCTGTCGGGCGAAATTGAACCCCAAACGGGTAATGTGTCCCTGTCACCCGGCGAGCGGATGTCGGTGCTGAATCAGAATCAGTCGGCATACGATGAGTTTCCGGTGCTGCAAACGGTCATTATGGGCAACAAACGCCTGTATGACATCATGCAGGAAAAAGATATCCTCTACGCAAAAGAAGAATTTACGGATGCTGATGGCGAAAAAGCAGCCGAACTCGAATCAGAGTTTGCCGAAATGAATGGCTGGGATGCCGAATCGGATGCGGCTACGCTACTATCGGGTCTGGGTATCAAAGAAGACCTGCATTATTCGTTGATGAGCGATCTGAATGGCTCAGAAAAAGTACGGGTTCTGTTGGCTCAGGCGCTCTTCGGCAATCCCGATGTACTCCTGCTTGACGAGCCGACCAACAATCTTGATGTAGAATCGGTAGGCTGGCTCGAAAACTTCCTGGCGAATTTCAACAATACGGTTATTGTGGTTTCGCACGACAGGCACTTTTTGGATCAGGTCTGTACCCAAATCGTCGATGTTGATTTCAGCAAAGTGAAGCTCTTTGCGGGGAACTATTCATTCTGGTATGAGTCGAGCCAGCTGGCTCTGAAACAACGCCAGGACCAGAACAAGAAAACGGAAGATAAGCGTAAAGAACTCGAAGAGTTTATCCGGCGCTTCTCGGCCAACGCATCGAAATCCAAGCAGGCGACGAGCCGGGGTAAATTGCTCGAAAAACTTACGCTTGAAGATATTCAGCCTTCATCCCGGAAGTATCCGTACGTAAACTTCAAAGCAGAACGCGAACCCGGCGATCAGATTCTGACGGTCGAAAATCTGACCTATACGGCTGAAGACGGTACGAAACTGTTTGAAAATCTGTCGTTTACCATGAATAAGCAGGACAAGATTTTCCTGTTTAGTCGCGACGGACTGGCGGTGTCGGCCTTAATGGATATTCTGGCGGGCGAACGCAAGGCTGATTCAGGTTCGTTTAAATGGGGTGTCACGATCACCATGTCGTATTTCCCGACGGATGCTGAAAAAGAGAAATTCTTCAAAACCGACCTCAACTTAGTCGATTGGCTACGGCAATATTCGGTGGAGAAAGACGAGAGCTTTATCCGGGGTTTCCTGGGCCGGATGCTGTTCTCGGGCGAAGAATCGCTGAAGAAGGCAACCGTTCTGAGCGGGGGTGAAAAAGTGCGGTGTATGCTGTCGAAAATGATGCTGTCGGGCGCTAACTTCCTGATGCTCGACGAACCCACCAACCACCTTGACCTCGAATCCATCGAATCGCTTAACAATGGTTTGATTGACTTTAAAGGACCGATTCTGTTCACCTCGCACGATCACCAGTTCGTACAGACGGTGGCTAACCGCATCATCGAAATCACCCCAGCGGGCATCCTCGATAAACTAATGACCTACGACGAATTCCTCACCGACGAACGCGTGAAAGCGCAGCGCGAGGAATTGTACGCAGCGGTAGCGTAA
- a CDS encoding NAD(P)/FAD-dependent oxidoreductase, whose translation MQSFDLVVIGTGSAGKTVAEAARQAGKTVAIIDKLPFGGTCSQRGCDPKKVLVGAAEIIARSEQLVGKGVQGKASINWLDLIQFKKTFVESIPERTEKQFADEGIVIFHGAATFVSENTVRVDDHVLQAKHIVIATGQRPKPLGIPGEELLTDSTGFMELADLPEEIVMIGGGYIAFEFAHVAARAGSNVTILHQGKRPLEGFDADLVKLLVKAMEAVGIKIELEASVTEVKGDAGKLTVAYKQKGKVHAVSTQLVVHGAGRVADVAELALEKAGVEVNEKGVTVNEFLQSVSNPAVYVCGDASDKGLPLTPLASYEGKIVAENILNGNKQTYTNDPVPSAVFTIPTLASVGLTEEQAKEQGRNVKVTFQETTDWYNSRRINEQFTGFKTLVDAETDQILGAHLLGSGSDELINLFTLAMKHGISARELGKTLFAYPTHGSDLSSMLPE comes from the coding sequence ATGCAGTCGTTTGATCTTGTTGTTATTGGTACGGGCTCGGCCGGAAAAACAGTTGCGGAAGCCGCTCGTCAGGCGGGTAAAACCGTGGCCATCATTGATAAATTACCCTTTGGCGGCACGTGCTCGCAGCGGGGATGTGATCCTAAAAAAGTACTGGTGGGAGCCGCCGAAATCATTGCCCGGTCGGAGCAACTGGTTGGCAAAGGGGTTCAGGGCAAGGCGTCTATCAACTGGCTTGACCTCATTCAATTCAAAAAAACATTCGTAGAATCTATACCGGAGCGAACAGAAAAGCAATTTGCTGATGAGGGGATTGTCATCTTTCATGGAGCGGCTACCTTCGTATCTGAAAACACGGTTCGTGTTGATGATCATGTCCTACAAGCGAAGCACATTGTCATTGCTACCGGTCAGCGACCAAAACCACTTGGTATTCCTGGGGAAGAATTACTGACCGATAGTACCGGTTTTATGGAACTTGCTGATCTTCCAGAAGAAATCGTCATGATTGGGGGAGGCTACATTGCTTTTGAATTTGCGCATGTAGCGGCTCGTGCCGGATCAAACGTAACGATTCTTCACCAGGGTAAACGGCCATTGGAAGGATTCGACGCTGATTTAGTTAAGCTGTTGGTGAAGGCAATGGAAGCAGTTGGAATTAAGATTGAACTGGAAGCCAGTGTAACTGAGGTAAAAGGCGATGCGGGTAAGCTTACCGTAGCCTATAAGCAAAAGGGGAAAGTTCACGCTGTTTCAACCCAATTGGTTGTTCATGGAGCTGGTCGGGTTGCCGATGTGGCCGAATTGGCATTAGAAAAGGCTGGCGTTGAGGTGAATGAAAAAGGGGTAACCGTCAATGAATTCCTGCAAAGCGTGTCGAATCCGGCCGTTTACGTTTGCGGAGATGCATCTGACAAAGGACTGCCACTTACGCCACTGGCTTCCTATGAAGGCAAGATTGTGGCGGAAAATATCCTGAATGGAAATAAGCAAACCTATACAAATGACCCGGTTCCATCGGCTGTTTTTACCATACCAACGTTGGCGTCTGTTGGCTTAACGGAAGAACAGGCAAAGGAACAGGGTCGAAACGTAAAGGTGACCTTTCAGGAAACGACGGATTGGTATAACAGCCGACGTATTAACGAGCAATTCACAGGCTTCAAAACGCTGGTCGATGCTGAAACCGATCAGATTCTGGGAGCGCATCTACTGGGTTCCGGTAGCGATGAACTCATCAACCTGTTCACGCTGGCGATGAAACATGGTATCTCGGCAAGAGAGCTGGGAAAAACGTTGTTTGCGTATCCCACACATGGATCGGATTTGAGTTCGATGCTGCCGGAGTAG
- a CDS encoding DeoR/GlpR family DNA-binding transcription regulator, with protein MSIAFLKDERKDLIINQLNLHTRINLTDLAITLNVSEDTVRRDINDLADEGKLIKIRGGAMSKAYHHSSQLQETYAHQSKRIIGEKALTLLKDGMLILMGGGTTIREFIKMIPTELKATFITVNPLTAVELLDKPNLEIIMIGGQISRYSQMSVGGEVYQRLSELRVDLCIMGTNAIDAKEGLTDSDWETVQAKKTMIRAAEKIVILAISEKMNSVMRMKVADLSQIDYLITELPADSVQLAPYKTGKTEVL; from the coding sequence ATGTCAATTGCCTTCTTAAAAGACGAGCGTAAAGATTTAATTATCAACCAATTAAACCTTCATACGCGAATCAACCTGACCGATTTGGCTATTACGCTAAACGTATCTGAAGACACCGTTCGACGCGATATAAATGACCTGGCCGACGAAGGGAAGCTGATAAAAATTCGCGGGGGAGCTATGTCGAAGGCCTACCACCATTCGTCGCAGTTGCAGGAAACGTATGCCCATCAGAGCAAACGGATCATTGGCGAGAAAGCACTGACCCTGCTGAAGGATGGGATGCTCATTCTTATGGGTGGAGGTACTACCATTCGGGAGTTCATTAAAATGATTCCGACGGAATTGAAGGCGACCTTCATTACGGTTAACCCCCTGACAGCCGTTGAGTTACTGGACAAACCCAATCTGGAAATCATCATGATTGGCGGGCAGATTTCCCGCTATAGCCAGATGAGTGTGGGGGGCGAAGTGTACCAGCGCCTATCGGAACTGCGCGTTGATCTATGCATCATGGGCACCAACGCCATCGACGCGAAAGAAGGGCTGACCGATTCGGATTGGGAAACGGTTCAGGCCAAAAAGACTATGATTCGGGCTGCGGAGAAGATCGTGATCCTGGCCATTTCCGAAAAGATGAACAGCGTCATGCGCATGAAAGTGGCCGACCTGAGCCAAATCGACTACCTGATCACCGAACTCCCCGCCGACTCAGTGCAACTGGCACCGTATAAGACGGGTAAGACGGAAGTGTTGTAG
- a CDS encoding SusC/RagA family TonB-linked outer membrane protein → MDCTLLRWPTHLGKLLTMLWLLSVPVLAQTISGKVTNTGDGALLPGVTIVEKGSTKGTVTDSQGKYSISLSSSQATLIFSYIGFVAQEVTVNGRSVVDVSLKEDATQLGEVVVTALGITKDKKALGYSVTEVKGSEFTQARENNVANALSGKIAGVNATGLSTGPGGSSRIIIRGNGSLTGDNQPLYVINGMPIDNTVPGGSATTNGGQGNVDRGDGIAGINPDDIESISVLKGGTAAALYGSRAANGVILITTKKGKAQRGIGVEYNSTFTMENAAVFPDWQYEYGQGDGAAKPTTQAQGIAWGRRSWGAKIDGSDFVAADGQTHPYSAQKNNIKNFYQTGKTFTNTLAFTGGNEKVNYRFSLSDLDAKGILPTNTYNRKTGNLNINGSFGDKIALEAVAQYTLEKGHNKTGAGDALGNPNWTPYMIGNTSDIRWLNPGYDASGNEIAWNDADIASNSYFVVNKYQQDDSKNRFIGQLGLTYKILKNLSVKGTVSRDFYNYNYRYILPTGTRYIPNGQFNQLKTDVSETNSMLTANYNTTFGHFGVSALAGMNQRNFSYNQLNLTGATFTIPFFYSSTNLATSSTIPLNQHTRTNSVFGSVDLDYKGIAFLTATGRQDWFSTLSPQNNTIFYPSVGGSFVLSQAFQLPRMVDYAKVRASWAQVGGATPDPYVINLTYSMIPSSGQPLQNVTTNATAASGLTNAGLKPLTSTTFEAGIDLQFFNKKVGLDLTYYNRATTNDIVQTSTSPTSGYNSVYLNVGKLNNRGIEALVTVMPVRTSNFGWNLSYNVAYNQSKVVKLADGINSMQMATSVGNWAYINSIEGSSYGTIVGTTRVRDAKGNIVYDPTSGFAQKSALQELGKGVPPLTMGLTNEFRYKNFSLNILLDGKFGNKVFSVMEVYANRMGKLKRTLDGRENGLTLTGVTPTGDTYTRTVAKENLRVYYDNDKNYTDLFLHDGSFVKLRQVIFSYNIPTSALKFVKLQSASISFVARNLLTLYKQTDNFDPEQSFTNSSNQGFESLGLPRTRSYGANLIVKF, encoded by the coding sequence ATGGACTGTACTTTACTACGCTGGCCGACTCATTTGGGGAAGCTGCTCACGATGCTCTGGCTGCTGAGTGTACCTGTTTTAGCACAGACGATTTCGGGGAAAGTGACAAATACCGGCGATGGTGCCCTATTACCGGGCGTGACCATTGTCGAGAAAGGATCTACGAAAGGAACGGTTACGGATAGTCAGGGGAAATACTCGATTAGCCTGTCGAGTTCGCAGGCAACCCTGATTTTCTCGTACATCGGGTTTGTGGCCCAGGAAGTTACCGTGAATGGTCGCTCTGTAGTTGATGTGAGCCTGAAAGAAGATGCTACGCAACTTGGTGAAGTGGTGGTAACGGCACTGGGTATCACGAAAGACAAGAAAGCCCTGGGTTATTCGGTGACCGAAGTAAAAGGGTCTGAGTTTACGCAGGCCCGTGAGAATAACGTAGCCAATGCGTTGTCTGGTAAAATAGCGGGCGTCAACGCAACGGGTCTTTCGACGGGTCCGGGTGGTTCCAGCCGGATCATTATCCGGGGCAATGGTTCCCTGACGGGCGACAACCAGCCGCTATATGTAATCAACGGGATGCCCATCGACAACACGGTACCGGGCGGAAGCGCCACCACGAATGGTGGTCAGGGTAACGTGGACCGGGGGGACGGAATTGCCGGTATCAATCCCGATGATATTGAGTCGATTAGCGTGCTGAAAGGTGGTACGGCTGCCGCGCTATATGGTTCGCGTGCGGCTAACGGCGTTATCCTGATAACGACCAAAAAAGGAAAAGCACAGCGTGGTATTGGTGTTGAGTATAATTCGACCTTTACCATGGAAAATGCCGCTGTATTCCCCGATTGGCAGTACGAATACGGTCAGGGCGACGGAGCCGCTAAGCCAACGACGCAGGCCCAGGGCATTGCCTGGGGACGCCGTTCGTGGGGCGCTAAAATCGATGGTTCCGACTTTGTGGCTGCCGATGGACAAACGCACCCCTATAGCGCCCAGAAAAATAACATCAAGAATTTCTACCAAACCGGCAAAACCTTTACGAATACGCTGGCTTTTACCGGTGGGAATGAGAAAGTTAACTATCGTTTTTCGCTGTCCGATCTGGATGCCAAAGGGATTCTGCCCACCAACACCTACAATCGCAAAACCGGAAACCTCAACATTAATGGATCATTCGGGGATAAGATAGCGCTGGAAGCCGTGGCTCAGTATACCCTCGAAAAGGGGCATAATAAGACCGGCGCTGGCGACGCACTCGGCAACCCGAACTGGACACCCTACATGATTGGGAACACCTCCGACATTCGGTGGCTGAACCCAGGATACGATGCCAGCGGCAATGAAATTGCCTGGAACGATGCCGACATTGCTTCCAATAGCTACTTTGTTGTCAATAAGTATCAGCAGGACGATAGCAAGAATCGCTTTATCGGTCAGTTGGGGCTGACCTACAAAATCCTGAAAAACCTGTCGGTGAAAGGAACCGTGAGCCGGGATTTTTATAATTACAACTATCGCTACATTCTGCCAACCGGTACCCGCTACATTCCGAATGGCCAGTTCAATCAGTTGAAAACGGATGTGAGCGAAACCAATAGCATGCTCACCGCAAACTACAACACCACATTCGGTCACTTTGGCGTTTCGGCACTGGCCGGGATGAACCAACGGAATTTCAGCTATAATCAGTTGAATTTGACAGGAGCAACCTTTACAATTCCGTTCTTTTATAGCTCTACCAACCTCGCTACGTCGAGTACCATACCGCTCAATCAGCACACCCGCACAAATTCGGTATTCGGCTCGGTTGATCTTGACTATAAGGGTATTGCGTTCTTAACGGCTACAGGTCGGCAGGACTGGTTTTCGACGCTGAGTCCACAGAATAACACCATTTTTTACCCATCCGTTGGGGGGAGTTTCGTACTGTCGCAGGCGTTCCAATTGCCTCGAATGGTGGATTACGCCAAAGTTCGCGCTTCGTGGGCACAGGTGGGTGGCGCTACGCCCGATCCGTACGTGATCAACCTGACTTACTCGATGATTCCGAGTTCAGGACAGCCCCTGCAGAATGTGACTACCAATGCGACAGCTGCATCAGGTCTGACCAACGCTGGCCTGAAGCCACTCACATCGACAACCTTCGAGGCTGGTATTGACTTACAGTTTTTCAATAAAAAAGTCGGTCTTGACCTTACCTATTACAATCGGGCAACCACAAACGATATTGTTCAAACCAGCACCTCGCCAACGTCGGGTTACAACTCGGTTTACCTGAATGTGGGTAAATTGAATAACCGGGGTATCGAAGCACTGGTAACCGTGATGCCTGTCCGTACGTCAAATTTTGGCTGGAATCTGAGCTACAATGTGGCCTATAACCAAAGTAAAGTGGTAAAACTGGCCGACGGCATCAATTCCATGCAGATGGCGACGTCGGTCGGTAACTGGGCCTATATCAACTCTATCGAAGGCAGTTCATACGGAACCATTGTTGGCACAACACGCGTGCGCGATGCCAAGGGCAACATTGTGTATGACCCAACGTCAGGGTTTGCGCAGAAATCAGCCCTTCAGGAATTGGGAAAAGGCGTTCCTCCGCTCACTATGGGCTTGACCAACGAATTCAGATACAAAAATTTCTCGCTGAATATTCTGTTGGACGGGAAGTTTGGCAACAAAGTTTTCTCGGTGATGGAAGTATATGCCAATCGAATGGGAAAACTGAAGCGGACGCTGGATGGGCGCGAAAATGGCCTTACCCTGACAGGAGTGACACCGACTGGCGACACCTACACGCGTACCGTTGCCAAAGAAAACCTGCGGGTCTACTATGACAACGATAAAAACTACACCGACCTGTTCCTGCACGATGGCAGCTTTGTGAAACTACGTCAGGTCATCTTCAGCTACAATATTCCAACGAGTGCTCTCAAATTCGTGAAACTACAGTCGGCCAGTATCTCGTTTGTTGCGCGTAACCTCCTGACACTCTACAAGCAAACCGACAATTTCGATCCCGAGCAGAGTTTTACCAATAGCTCGAACCAGGGCTTTGAATCGTTGGGATTACCCCGTACCAGAAGTTATGGCGCGAACCTCATCGTAAAATTCTAA
- a CDS encoding SusD/RagB family nutrient-binding outer membrane lipoprotein: MKNRFYKFTYCLLALCTLQSCDKGLEELNINPDASSTVSPDFVFTKAQYDAVGNMITGLQGTMQYTTSYNDVASWGSKYIFNQGTAPYTVFTNAYPNEINEIGEVIRALEKDPAQVNKLAIAKIWRAYSFSKITDLYGDIPYKQAAQGYTQSIFKPVYDPQKDIYADLLSELEKAIALFDATKSTFGAADLMYGGDIAKWKKFAYSLMLRMGMRMTKPDVALAETWVKKAIAGSLITEDGDMAKIVYLSSGQVVNQNPLAYWMLNSDYLKADGVSNPEGGKYYDTFINYLKKTNDPRLPVLSVVYVNGKPSTDVSLQKGMAATIPNTKPADFVTYSEPNQNTILKLNAPMLVLTNAEVNFYLAEAAIRGWYTAKTPAALYDLGVKAAMRQWALYGADGVISQANIDAYATANALVTTATQAQQLEQLYTQFWVSIFPNSQEVFLNWRRTGYPALVPNNYTGNITGGKIFRRMLYPATEENLNKENYLGAVARQGENTFLTQMWLDK, encoded by the coding sequence ATGAAAAATCGATTCTATAAATTTACCTATTGCCTGTTGGCGCTCTGCACCCTGCAAAGCTGCGACAAGGGCCTGGAAGAACTCAATATTAACCCCGACGCATCCAGTACGGTCAGCCCCGATTTCGTATTCACCAAAGCGCAGTACGATGCGGTGGGTAACATGATCACCGGCTTGCAGGGAACGATGCAGTACACAACCAGCTACAACGACGTAGCCAGTTGGGGTTCAAAGTATATTTTCAACCAGGGCACGGCCCCGTACACCGTTTTTACCAATGCCTATCCGAACGAAATCAATGAAATCGGCGAAGTGATTCGGGCGTTGGAGAAAGATCCTGCGCAGGTCAATAAGCTGGCCATTGCCAAAATATGGCGTGCATACAGCTTCTCCAAAATCACGGATCTGTATGGCGATATTCCCTACAAACAGGCGGCTCAGGGCTATACCCAAAGCATTTTCAAGCCAGTTTACGACCCGCAGAAAGATATTTATGCCGATCTGCTCAGCGAACTGGAAAAAGCGATCGCTCTGTTCGATGCCACGAAATCAACCTTTGGCGCTGCCGATCTGATGTATGGTGGCGACATTGCCAAATGGAAGAAGTTCGCCTATTCGCTGATGCTGCGGATGGGAATGCGCATGACCAAACCCGATGTAGCACTGGCCGAAACCTGGGTGAAAAAAGCCATTGCCGGAAGCCTGATCACAGAAGATGGAGATATGGCGAAGATCGTCTATTTGTCTTCTGGTCAGGTTGTTAATCAGAATCCGTTGGCGTATTGGATGCTCAATAGTGATTACCTGAAAGCCGACGGCGTAAGCAATCCGGAAGGTGGGAAGTACTACGATACGTTTATCAATTACCTGAAAAAGACGAACGACCCACGCTTACCGGTGCTATCGGTGGTGTATGTAAATGGTAAACCCAGCACGGATGTAAGCCTCCAGAAAGGAATGGCGGCCACGATTCCCAATACCAAACCCGCCGACTTTGTCACGTATTCGGAGCCGAACCAGAACACCATTCTCAAACTGAACGCGCCGATGTTGGTGCTGACCAATGCCGAGGTTAATTTTTACCTGGCTGAAGCCGCTATTCGGGGTTGGTATACGGCTAAGACACCAGCAGCTTTGTATGATCTGGGCGTCAAAGCCGCTATGCGTCAGTGGGCATTATACGGTGCCGATGGCGTGATTTCGCAGGCGAACATTGATGCGTATGCAACGGCGAATGCCCTTGTTACGACAGCTACGCAGGCGCAACAGCTAGAGCAACTGTATACCCAGTTCTGGGTGTCGATCTTCCCGAATTCGCAGGAGGTGTTCCTGAACTGGCGTCGGACTGGCTACCCGGCTTTGGTGCCTAACAACTACACGGGCAACATCACAGGAGGAAAAATATTCCGCCGGATGCTTTACCCTGCAACAGAAGAAAACCTGAACAAAGAAAATTATTTAGGTGCCGTTGCCCGTCAAGGCGAAAACACATTCCTGACGCAGATGTGGTTGGATAAATAA
- a CDS encoding family 20 glycosylhydrolase, producing the protein MKHIALFLLGLGNLFAQSGLIPEPVIFRQTAGQFHLGTQVGIAPGAGVSGQFVALVQAQLRACTGLSLSVKKAKPGIDLTIDPGLVKQPEGYQLQINPQKISLIGHDEAGLFYGLQSLTQLFSQSKSATIGACDITDYPRFSYRGMHLDVSRHLFPVAFIKKYIDELALYKFNTFHWHLTDDQGWRIEIKKYPELQKTAAYRRETLIGHKKELPHRFDGKRYGGYYTQAEVRDIVQYATQRHITVIPEIEMPGHALAALSAYPKLGCLKPDGQPGGPYQAATFWGVFEDVFCAGNDSTFAFLEGVLDEVIDLFPSTYIHVGGDECPKTRWKTCAKCQARIRSEHLKDEDELQSYFIRRIEQHVNKKGRQVIGWDEILEGGLSPGATVMSWRGIKGGIEAIRQKHNAIMTPESHVYFDYYQSLYPEEPLAAAGYTPLSKVYAYEPVPADLGPEEAVYLKGVQGTAWSEYFDSPEKAEYMIFPRAIAVAEIAWSQRQHRNYPDFLRRLRLQEPLLKRLTIQYANRFDELTDSVSVSPTGTVQLRLSTTLPGAVIRYTTDGTNPVLTSPAYDQLIDIEHTMNLKAVAFLGNQPQGRVFQKAITVSKATGKSVTFTTEPTGAYRPASPLVAVNGVAGTSRYNTGEWIGFQGKDADVLIDLQSTQSISSIGTHILNYHWQRMWAPDTLRFAVSEDGKTFREVYEQTQFPVNGINSVNATFPPTQARYVRIQATNKGIIPSGEYGAGGKAWLMLDEFRVD; encoded by the coding sequence ATGAAACATATTGCACTATTCCTCCTCGGTTTAGGAAACCTATTCGCCCAAAGCGGACTGATTCCTGAACCAGTAATCTTTCGCCAGACAGCGGGGCAATTTCATCTTGGTACTCAAGTTGGAATTGCGCCCGGTGCTGGTGTTTCCGGGCAATTTGTGGCGCTGGTTCAGGCGCAATTACGGGCATGTACTGGTTTATCCCTGTCGGTAAAAAAGGCGAAACCTGGTATTGACCTGACGATTGATCCCGGACTTGTTAAACAGCCAGAAGGCTATCAACTTCAGATTAACCCGCAAAAAATTAGCCTGATCGGTCACGACGAGGCTGGCTTATTCTACGGATTGCAATCCCTAACCCAACTTTTTTCTCAATCGAAATCGGCTACGATTGGGGCCTGTGACATTACGGATTATCCCCGGTTTTCGTATCGGGGTATGCACCTCGATGTGAGCCGCCATCTGTTCCCGGTTGCGTTCATTAAGAAATACATCGATGAACTGGCCCTGTATAAATTCAACACCTTCCATTGGCATTTGACCGACGATCAGGGCTGGCGGATCGAGATCAAGAAATACCCGGAATTACAAAAAACGGCTGCCTATCGGCGCGAAACGCTGATTGGCCATAAGAAAGAGTTGCCGCATCGGTTCGATGGTAAACGCTACGGCGGTTACTACACCCAGGCCGAAGTCCGTGACATTGTCCAGTATGCCACGCAGCGCCACATAACGGTTATTCCCGAGATTGAAATGCCGGGCCATGCGCTGGCCGCGTTGAGTGCCTATCCGAAATTAGGTTGCCTGAAGCCAGATGGTCAGCCGGGCGGGCCGTATCAGGCAGCTACGTTCTGGGGCGTCTTCGAGGATGTGTTCTGTGCCGGGAATGATAGCACATTTGCCTTTCTGGAAGGCGTACTGGATGAAGTCATTGACTTGTTCCCTTCGACGTACATTCACGTTGGGGGGGATGAGTGCCCGAAAACCCGCTGGAAAACCTGTGCAAAATGCCAGGCGCGCATCCGTAGTGAACATCTCAAGGATGAAGACGAACTCCAGAGTTATTTTATCCGGCGCATCGAACAGCATGTCAATAAGAAAGGTCGGCAAGTGATTGGCTGGGATGAGATTTTAGAAGGAGGCTTGTCACCGGGCGCTACGGTTATGAGCTGGCGGGGGATAAAAGGTGGTATCGAAGCCATTCGGCAGAAGCATAACGCGATCATGACGCCCGAAAGTCACGTTTATTTCGATTACTACCAGTCCTTATATCCAGAAGAACCCCTGGCCGCTGCGGGCTACACACCCCTAAGTAAAGTGTATGCCTACGAGCCTGTTCCGGCTGATCTCGGTCCAGAGGAAGCCGTTTATCTGAAAGGGGTTCAGGGAACGGCCTGGAGTGAATATTTTGACAGTCCAGAGAAGGCGGAGTACATGATTTTTCCGCGCGCAATTGCCGTCGCCGAAATTGCCTGGAGTCAGCGCCAACACCGGAATTATCCCGATTTTTTGCGAAGACTTCGGTTGCAGGAACCCTTGCTGAAACGCCTGACAATTCAGTACGCCAATCGCTTCGACGAACTGACCGATTCGGTATCCGTTAGTCCGACAGGCACCGTGCAACTGCGGCTTTCAACGACATTGCCCGGTGCTGTAATTCGCTATACAACCGATGGGACAAACCCGGTGCTCACTAGTCCTGCTTATGATCAACTAATTGATATTGAACATACTATGAACCTAAAAGCGGTTGCCTTTCTGGGTAATCAGCCACAGGGACGGGTATTTCAAAAAGCGATCACGGTCAGTAAAGCAACAGGGAAATCTGTCACGTTTACCACAGAACCTACTGGAGCCTACCGACCCGCCAGTCCATTGGTGGCCGTCAATGGGGTAGCCGGAACCAGCCGCTACAATACGGGCGAGTGGATCGGTTTTCAGGGAAAAGACGCAGATGTACTGATTGATTTACAAAGCACACAGTCTATATCGAGCATCGGTACGCACATTCTAAACTATCATTGGCAGCGGATGTGGGCGCCCGATACACTCCGCTTTGCCGTGTCGGAAGATGGCAAAACGTTTCGCGAGGTGTATGAGCAAACCCAGTTCCCGGTTAATGGCATTAACTCCGTAAACGCTACGTTTCCGCCGACTCAGGCGCGATACGTGCGGATACAGGCAACAAACAAAGGCATCATTCCCTCCGGTGAATACGGAGCTGGAGGCAAAGCCTGGCTTATGCTCGATGAATTTCGGGTAGATTAA